A genomic stretch from Acidimicrobiales bacterium includes:
- a CDS encoding biotin carboxylase N-terminal domain-containing protein, with protein sequence MNHTSNVPITGVLVANRGEIASRVFRTARSMGMRCVAVYVDADATAPYVAEADVAVRLDDGGYLDGDALVAAAKAAGADAVHPGYGFLAEDAAFAIAVSDAGLTWIGPTPDVIASMGDKISAKVTAVAAGVPTLPSSDDPTNDEAVGYPLLVKAAAGGGGKGMHLVERPEDLADAVATAQREAAASFGDDRVFLERYVAHSRHIEIQILGDAHGNLVHLGERECSIQRRHQKVVEESPAAVLDADDRNAMGAAARQLADGIGYRSAGTVEFLVDDASGEFFFLEVNTRLQVEHAVTEEVTGIDLVREQLRIAAGEPLGYGQNDVTFDGHAIEVRLYAEDPSAGFLPATGTLEAWEPADEPAVRWDTGVTAGSVVGVDFDPMLAKVVAHGPTRAEAAGRLALALERMHLGGVTTNRDFLAATLRHEAFLAGDTTTDFIERHTPATTMVHDGPTADRVATTAALWIQGRNRTNALVQGQAPSGWRNARLPDQAVTLARVGSEDAPTAVRYRSERDGTFSVSITQPDSRSDDDSVRHQATIYAWSANGIDLAVDGIRTTALITAVTADELAGRGEVLHVTMANTTTSLETVPRFNLPGTEAPTGGLTAPMPGKVLDVLAAAGDVVIAGQAMVVLEAMKMEHRMTAPFDGTVAEVRVTAGDQVDNGAVLMVIEPADGHPMGEDGADG encoded by the coding sequence GTGAATCACACCTCCAACGTCCCGATCACGGGGGTACTCGTTGCCAACCGCGGCGAGATCGCCTCTCGGGTGTTCCGCACCGCCCGCTCCATGGGCATGCGTTGCGTCGCCGTGTATGTCGACGCAGATGCGACCGCGCCCTACGTGGCCGAGGCCGACGTGGCCGTCCGACTCGACGACGGGGGCTACCTCGACGGCGACGCTCTAGTAGCGGCCGCCAAGGCAGCCGGCGCCGATGCCGTGCATCCCGGCTACGGGTTCCTAGCCGAGGACGCGGCCTTCGCCATAGCGGTATCCGATGCCGGCCTGACGTGGATCGGCCCGACGCCCGACGTCATCGCCTCAATGGGCGACAAGATCTCGGCCAAGGTCACTGCGGTCGCCGCCGGAGTCCCCACCCTTCCGTCCTCGGACGACCCCACCAATGATGAGGCCGTGGGCTATCCGCTCCTGGTCAAGGCAGCAGCGGGCGGCGGCGGCAAGGGCATGCACCTCGTAGAACGACCCGAGGACCTGGCCGACGCGGTGGCAACCGCACAGCGGGAGGCCGCAGCATCGTTCGGCGACGACCGGGTGTTCCTCGAGCGGTACGTGGCCCACTCCCGCCATATCGAGATCCAGATCCTGGGTGACGCCCACGGGAACCTGGTGCACCTCGGTGAACGGGAGTGCTCCATCCAGCGCCGCCACCAGAAGGTGGTCGAAGAGTCCCCAGCCGCCGTGCTCGATGCCGACGACCGGAACGCCATGGGAGCAGCTGCCCGGCAACTGGCCGACGGGATCGGCTACCGGTCAGCCGGGACGGTCGAGTTCCTGGTCGACGACGCCAGCGGCGAGTTCTTCTTCCTGGAGGTCAACACCCGCCTCCAGGTCGAGCATGCGGTGACCGAAGAGGTCACCGGCATCGACCTGGTCCGCGAGCAACTACGAATCGCCGCCGGCGAACCGCTGGGCTACGGGCAGAACGACGTGACCTTTGACGGCCACGCCATCGAGGTGCGGCTCTACGCTGAGGACCCGTCAGCCGGCTTCCTCCCGGCCACCGGAACGCTGGAGGCCTGGGAGCCGGCCGACGAACCAGCCGTGCGTTGGGACACCGGGGTGACAGCGGGCAGCGTGGTCGGGGTCGACTTCGACCCCATGCTGGCCAAGGTGGTGGCCCACGGGCCGACCCGCGCCGAGGCCGCTGGACGCCTGGCCCTGGCGCTTGAACGCATGCACCTCGGTGGGGTGACCACCAACCGGGACTTCCTGGCCGCCACGCTGCGTCACGAGGCGTTCCTGGCCGGCGACACCACCACCGACTTCATCGAGAGGCACACCCCGGCGACGACCATGGTCCATGACGGCCCGACGGCCGACCGGGTGGCGACCACGGCCGCCCTGTGGATCCAGGGACGCAACCGGACCAACGCTCTCGTTCAGGGCCAGGCCCCCAGCGGTTGGCGCAACGCCCGCCTTCCCGATCAGGCGGTCACCCTCGCCCGGGTGGGAAGCGAAGACGCTCCGACCGCCGTCCGCTACCGCTCGGAGCGCGACGGGACGTTCTCGGTGAGTATCACCCAACCTGACTCCCGGTCCGACGACGACTCGGTCCGACATCAGGCGACGATCTACGCCTGGTCGGCCAACGGGATCGACCTGGCGGTCGACGGCATTCGAACCACGGCACTGATCACCGCGGTGACCGCCGACGAGTTAGCCGGCCGGGGCGAGGTACTCCACGTCACCATGGCCAACACCACCACGTCGCTGGAGACGGTCCCCCGATTCAACCTGCCCGGGACCGAGGCTCCGACCGGTGGCCTGACGGCACCCATGCCCGGGAAGGTCCTCGACGTGCTCGCTGCAGCCGGTGACGTGGTCATCGCCGGACAGGCCATGGTCGTGCTGGAGGCCATGAAGATGGAACACCGCATGACCGCCCCGTTCGACGGCACAGTGGCCGAGGTACGGGTGACGGCCGGCGATCAGGTCGACAACGGAGCCGTCCTCATGGTCATCGAACCCGCCGACGGTCACCCGATGGGCGAAGATGGCGCTGATGGCTGA
- a CDS encoding DUF1446 domain-containing protein, translating to MAEPIRIANCSGFYGDRLSAAAEMVEGGHIDVLTGDWLAELTMLILARTKAKRAGGGFAGSFVKQMEQVMGTCLDRGITVVSNAGGLDPAGCAEALAEVADRLGLSPTIAYVAGDDLLGRLDDLLAAGVDLPDMVTGEPLADPGRFVSANAYLGCWGIVDALDRGADIVVTGRATDAAIVCGPAAWHHGWARDDWDALAGAVVAGHVIECGTQATGGNYSFFTEVPGMGRVGFPWAEVAADGSSTIGKHDGTGGQVSIGTVTSQLLYEIGSPAYLGPDVTSRFDTIQLDEVGPDRVRIHGVQGEPPPTTLKVSMNAMGGHRADLSVALTGLDVEAKAALAEEAFWIAMPDGPDDFESVESRIVRTDKIDPASNEEAVAQWCLTLKDADERKVGRGVFNAMTEMALSTIPGFFSVRSSASRTFGVHRAGLVPADLVPQDVVVLEAGQVTSRTIVESAAPTSEAADVSVEPRPGPDVTIPGGPTVAVPLGRIAGARSGDKGGDANLGLFVRDDAAWAWLDDHLTVDRLRVLLPETADLSIERHRLPAIRSLNFMIRGLLGEGVAASSRQDGQAKSLGEWIRARIVDVPASLLPAEQSNEASG from the coding sequence ATGGCTGAACCGATCCGCATCGCCAACTGCTCCGGCTTCTACGGAGACCGCCTCTCGGCGGCCGCCGAGATGGTAGAAGGCGGCCACATCGACGTCCTGACCGGTGACTGGCTGGCCGAGTTGACGATGCTGATTTTGGCCCGCACCAAGGCCAAGCGGGCGGGCGGCGGCTTCGCCGGGAGCTTCGTCAAGCAGATGGAACAGGTCATGGGCACCTGCCTCGACCGGGGCATCACGGTGGTCAGCAATGCCGGCGGTCTCGACCCCGCCGGCTGTGCCGAGGCGCTCGCCGAGGTGGCCGATCGCCTCGGGCTGTCACCCACCATCGCCTACGTGGCCGGCGACGACCTGCTGGGACGCCTCGACGACCTGCTGGCCGCCGGCGTGGACCTTCCCGACATGGTGACCGGCGAGCCGCTGGCCGACCCGGGCCGCTTCGTGAGTGCCAACGCCTACCTCGGCTGCTGGGGCATAGTCGACGCCCTGGACCGGGGTGCCGACATCGTGGTGACCGGTCGGGCCACCGACGCTGCCATTGTTTGCGGCCCGGCGGCGTGGCACCACGGCTGGGCCCGTGACGACTGGGACGCACTGGCCGGAGCCGTGGTAGCCGGCCACGTCATCGAGTGCGGCACCCAGGCCACCGGTGGCAACTACTCGTTCTTCACCGAGGTGCCGGGCATGGGCCGGGTGGGTTTCCCGTGGGCCGAGGTGGCCGCCGACGGATCATCGACCATCGGCAAGCACGACGGGACCGGCGGCCAGGTGTCGATCGGCACCGTGACCTCGCAGTTGCTGTACGAGATCGGATCACCGGCCTACCTGGGCCCTGACGTGACGTCACGATTCGACACCATCCAGCTCGACGAGGTCGGGCCGGACCGTGTGCGGATCCACGGCGTACAGGGCGAACCACCCCCGACGACGTTGAAGGTCTCGATGAACGCCATGGGCGGCCACCGTGCCGACCTCTCCGTCGCCCTGACCGGCCTGGACGTCGAAGCCAAGGCTGCACTGGCAGAGGAGGCATTCTGGATCGCTATGCCCGATGGGCCCGACGACTTCGAGTCGGTCGAATCCCGCATCGTCCGTACCGACAAGATCGACCCGGCATCCAACGAGGAGGCGGTGGCCCAGTGGTGCCTAACCCTCAAGGACGCCGACGAGCGAAAAGTGGGTCGTGGAGTGTTCAACGCCATGACCGAGATGGCCTTGTCCACCATTCCCGGGTTCTTCTCGGTGCGTAGCAGCGCGTCCAGAACCTTCGGTGTCCACCGGGCAGGCCTCGTGCCCGCCGACCTCGTCCCGCAGGACGTGGTGGTGCTCGAAGCCGGCCAGGTGACCTCACGAACCATCGTGGAATCGGCTGCTCCAACCAGTGAAGCGGCCGATGTCTCTGTCGAACCCCGACCGGGGCCCGACGTGACCATCCCTGGGGGCCCAACGGTGGCCGTGCCCCTCGGCCGCATCGCCGGTGCCCGCTCGGGCGACAAGGGTGGCGATGCCAACCTCGGCCTATTCGTCCGCGACGATGCAGCCTGGGCGTGGCTGGACGACCACCTCACCGTGGACCGCCTCCGAGTCCTGCTACCCGAGACGGCCGACCTGTCCATCGAGCGTCACCGGCTGCCGGCTATCCGGTCGCTCAACTTCATGATCCGTGGCCTATTGGGCGAGGGGGTGGCTGCGTCGTCCCGTCAGGATGGCCAAGCCAAGAGTCTCGGCGAATGGATCCGAGCCCGGATCGTGGACGTGCCCGCCTCACTGCTCCCCGCCGAGCAGTCGAACGAGGCCTCCGGCTGA
- a CDS encoding TetR/AcrR family transcriptional regulator, whose protein sequence is MAKSTALLAVEQATEQAAEQARRLRAVPAPRPVLDREREDQLTGRQREVLDQLVALFADGFVELTMADIAAQAGCSLRTLYDLAPSRDELVLTVIDRNLRHIGRAAVGAMAPDMAPLEAIRAYLRAANLAVASTTPAFARDQAATPSTHRLATAHSDYLVAVTRTLLDLAVERGNLADPSGDPIDTAAVARVVAGLGAMFALPEHIEAIDSTPRDAANTMVDVILRGLESTP, encoded by the coding sequence ATGGCCAAGAGCACGGCCCTGCTGGCCGTCGAACAGGCCACCGAACAGGCCGCCGAACAGGCCCGCCGACTCCGGGCCGTGCCCGCCCCCCGTCCCGTCCTGGACCGCGAGCGGGAGGACCAGCTCACTGGCCGCCAGCGTGAAGTCCTGGACCAGTTGGTGGCCCTCTTCGCCGACGGCTTCGTCGAGCTCACCATGGCCGACATTGCCGCCCAGGCCGGCTGCTCGTTGCGCACCCTCTACGACCTCGCACCCAGCAGGGACGAGCTGGTACTCACGGTCATCGACCGCAACCTGCGACACATCGGACGAGCCGCCGTTGGCGCCATGGCTCCCGACATGGCCCCGCTGGAAGCCATCCGGGCCTACCTACGGGCGGCCAACCTGGCCGTGGCCTCAACCACGCCGGCATTCGCCCGCGACCAGGCGGCCACCCCGTCGACCCACCGGCTGGCCACCGCCCACTCCGACTATCTGGTGGCCGTCACCCGAACTCTTCTGGACCTGGCCGTAGAGCGTGGCAACCTGGCCGATCCGAGCGGCGATCCGATCGACACCGCGGCAGTGGCAAGGGTGGTGGCCGGCCTGGGGGCCATGTTCGCCCTTCCTGAACACATCGAAGCCATCGACTCGACACCCCGAGATGCCGCCAACACCATGGTCGACGTCATCCTTCGAGGACTGGAGAGCACACCGTGA
- a CDS encoding TIGR03084 family metal-binding protein → MANLTADLTAEQQALDDVVAHLDLDAWDMATASPRWTVGDQIAHLAYFDATATLAITDPEGFRSAVDGLMGVARDGEEAIDDLTMGAYRRLTPPERLDAWRDGRRRLAAAAGTLADDAQVPWYGPSMGGKSFLTARLMEAWAHGQDVVDAVGAIRPPTDRLRHIAQLGVMTRGWSYANRRMEAPDVAVDVVLEAPSGAVWTWGPGDASETISGPAEDFCLVVTQRRHVDDTGLRMAGDGARDWMVRAQAFAGPPTNGPDAGSS, encoded by the coding sequence ATGGCGAATCTCACCGCCGACCTCACGGCCGAGCAGCAGGCCCTCGATGACGTCGTAGCCCACCTCGACCTCGACGCCTGGGATATGGCGACGGCCAGCCCCCGCTGGACGGTCGGCGACCAGATCGCCCACCTTGCCTACTTCGACGCGACCGCCACGTTGGCCATCACCGACCCCGAGGGCTTCCGCTCGGCGGTCGATGGCCTGATGGGCGTGGCCCGAGATGGCGAGGAGGCGATCGACGACCTAACCATGGGCGCCTACCGGCGACTCACGCCACCCGAACGACTCGACGCATGGCGCGACGGCCGCCGACGGTTAGCCGCGGCGGCCGGCACACTGGCCGACGACGCCCAGGTGCCGTGGTACGGACCGTCGATGGGTGGTAAGTCGTTTCTCACGGCCCGTCTCATGGAGGCGTGGGCCCACGGCCAGGACGTGGTGGACGCCGTGGGCGCCATCCGTCCGCCGACCGACCGTCTCCGCCACATCGCCCAACTTGGGGTCATGACCAGAGGGTGGTCCTACGCCAACCGACGAATGGAAGCTCCCGATGTGGCCGTCGACGTCGTGCTCGAGGCACCGTCGGGCGCCGTTTGGACGTGGGGCCCCGGTGATGCATCCGAAACGATCAGCGGGCCGGCCGAGGACTTCTGCCTGGTGGTCACCCAACGCCGACACGTTGACGACACTGGGCTCCGGATGGCAGGTGACGGCGCCCGGGACTGGATGGTCCGGGCCCAGGCCTTCGCCGGCCCACCTACGAACGGACCCGATGCAGGGAGTTCCTGA
- a CDS encoding enoyl-CoA hydratase-related protein — translation MPLVETTRGEDGLAGVVTVTLADEENRNALSAALVGELVETLDAADSDPTVRVVVLTNRGRVFCAGADLSERSGGGARDGGPPPKSVDPAALFSRFRSSPKIYVGRIAGHCVAGGMGLAAAMDLTVVDESAKFGFTEVRRGIAPAMISVLCLPKMRPTQAAEAMLLGNRMTGADAARLGLVNQAVPADELDAAVESFVTDLLAGGPDALAATKQLLTQVPGMDVDEAFAWTAELSSTIFRSDEAREGMRAFLEKRPPSWTD, via the coding sequence ATGCCACTGGTAGAGACGACACGCGGTGAAGACGGCCTTGCCGGCGTCGTCACGGTCACCTTGGCCGACGAAGAGAACCGCAACGCCCTGAGCGCCGCGCTGGTCGGCGAACTGGTCGAGACACTGGACGCCGCGGACAGCGATCCAACCGTCCGGGTGGTGGTGCTGACCAACAGGGGTCGAGTGTTTTGTGCCGGCGCCGACCTATCGGAACGCTCGGGCGGCGGCGCCCGAGATGGTGGTCCTCCTCCAAAGTCAGTCGACCCCGCGGCACTGTTCTCGCGGTTTCGGTCGTCCCCCAAGATCTACGTGGGCCGAATCGCCGGTCACTGCGTAGCCGGCGGCATGGGACTAGCCGCCGCCATGGACCTGACGGTGGTCGACGAGTCGGCGAAGTTCGGCTTCACCGAGGTGAGGCGCGGTATCGCCCCGGCAATGATCTCGGTGCTGTGCCTACCGAAGATGCGGCCCACCCAGGCTGCTGAGGCCATGCTGCTGGGCAACCGAATGACAGGCGCCGACGCGGCCCGTCTCGGCCTTGTCAACCAGGCCGTCCCGGCCGACGAACTGGATGCCGCCGTCGAATCGTTCGTGACCGACCTGCTGGCCGGTGGCCCGGACGCACTGGCGGCCACCAAGCAACTGCTGACCCAGGTGCCGGGCATGGACGTCGACGAGGCCTTCGCCTGGACGGCCGAACTCTCGTCAACGATCTTCCGATCCGACGAAGCCAGAGAAGGCATGCGGGCCTTCCTCGAGAAGCGCCCCCCGTCCTGGACCGACTGA
- a CDS encoding NAD(P)(+) transhydrogenase (Re/Si-specific) subunit beta, giving the protein MSRLDLVAAAYLVAAVLFVLGLKSLGRPRTAPRGNLLGASGMLVAVLATLLDRSIVDFRVLLAGLVVGSAIGMVLAVKVRMTAMPQLVALFNGFGGGASVLVATASLVEVGDQGLVDDQFAVAAALTALIGAVTLTGSMVAFTKLQEIGSLRSFPGLAVLRATMVIVAVVASVMVVTRPGDQGWMWALVAAGALLGVFGTIAIGGADMPVVIALLNSCSGVAASTAGFVLDNSLLIVAGSLVGASGLVLTQIMCRSMNRSLFDVVFGSLAASGVAPDASDVYGDRVISTSAEEVAMLLEVAERVAIVPGYGLAVAQAQHAVRDLMRTLNDSGVEVVFGIHPVAGRMPGHMNVLLAEAEIDYERLLDMDQINPTFAQTDVTIVIGANDVVNPSARTDPDSPIAGMPILDVDESRTVVVVKRSLSPGFAGVPNPLFAADGTLMLFGDGKDAVLDVVAALLNG; this is encoded by the coding sequence ATGAGCCGGCTCGACCTGGTCGCCGCGGCCTATCTGGTCGCCGCGGTGCTTTTCGTTCTGGGCCTCAAGTCTCTCGGACGGCCGCGGACCGCCCCCCGGGGAAACCTTCTCGGCGCTTCGGGGATGCTGGTCGCTGTTCTGGCGACCCTGCTCGACCGGTCTATCGTCGACTTCCGCGTCCTTCTGGCCGGGCTTGTCGTGGGTTCTGCAATCGGCATGGTGCTGGCCGTCAAGGTCCGGATGACGGCGATGCCACAGCTCGTTGCCCTGTTCAACGGGTTCGGAGGAGGTGCGTCGGTGCTGGTCGCCACGGCCTCGCTCGTCGAGGTGGGAGATCAGGGCTTGGTGGACGACCAGTTCGCTGTGGCTGCCGCCCTGACAGCGTTGATCGGCGCCGTCACCCTCACCGGGTCGATGGTGGCCTTCACCAAACTCCAGGAGATCGGGAGCCTGCGTTCCTTCCCGGGCCTCGCCGTGCTGCGTGCCACCATGGTCATCGTCGCAGTAGTGGCTTCGGTGATGGTGGTCACCCGGCCCGGCGATCAGGGCTGGATGTGGGCACTGGTGGCCGCCGGGGCCCTATTGGGAGTATTTGGCACCATCGCCATCGGAGGGGCCGACATGCCGGTGGTGATCGCCCTCCTGAACTCCTGTTCGGGTGTCGCTGCGTCCACGGCGGGCTTCGTCCTTGACAACTCGCTGCTCATCGTCGCCGGTTCGCTCGTCGGGGCCAGCGGGCTGGTCCTCACGCAGATCATGTGTCGCTCTATGAACCGTTCCCTGTTCGACGTGGTGTTCGGTTCCCTGGCGGCCAGTGGGGTGGCACCCGACGCCTCGGACGTCTACGGCGACCGTGTCATATCCACGTCTGCCGAGGAGGTGGCGATGCTGTTGGAGGTGGCCGAGCGGGTGGCCATCGTCCCCGGTTATGGCCTGGCCGTGGCTCAGGCGCAGCACGCTGTCCGGGACCTCATGCGGACGTTGAACGACTCCGGTGTAGAGGTGGTGTTCGGTATCCATCCGGTGGCCGGTCGGATGCCGGGCCACATGAACGTCCTGCTGGCCGAGGCCGAGATCGACTACGAACGCTTGCTCGATATGGATCAGATCAACCCGACGTTCGCCCAGACGGATGTGACCATCGTGATCGGCGCCAACGACGTGGTGAACCCTTCGGCCCGGACCGATCCAGACTCGCCGATCGCTGGAATGCCGATCCTGGATGTCGATGAATCCCGGACGGTGGTGGTTGTGAAACGGTCGCTCAGTCCGGGTTTCGCGGGGGTTCCGAATCCGCTGTTCGCCGCTGACGGCACGTTGATGCTGTTTGGCGACGGCAAGGACGCGGTGCTCGACGTGGTGGCCGCCCTGTTGAACGGCTGA
- a CDS encoding NAD(P) transhydrogenase subunit alpha, with translation MTLLVALTLFVLAVFLGLELITKVPATLHTPLMSGSNAVSGITLIGAMVSAGTDHSALTTWLGFVAVVLATVNVVGGFLVTGRMLAMFSARSTKRRPSVGEEPS, from the coding sequence ATGACCCTGCTGGTCGCTCTCACGCTTTTCGTACTGGCTGTCTTCCTCGGCCTGGAACTCATCACCAAGGTTCCGGCCACCCTGCACACGCCCCTCATGTCGGGCTCCAACGCGGTGTCGGGCATCACCCTGATCGGGGCCATGGTCTCGGCGGGGACCGACCACTCGGCATTGACCACGTGGCTCGGCTTCGTTGCCGTCGTCCTGGCCACGGTGAACGTCGTGGGTGGGTTCCTGGTGACCGGGCGGATGCTGGCCATGTTCTCGGCCCGATCGACGAAGCGTCGACCGTCGGTTGGGGAGGAACCGTCATGA
- a CDS encoding NAD(P)(+) transhydrogenase (Re/Si-specific) subunit alpha, whose product MEGIVRIAVLRERGDGETRVSLTPEAVGTLVSDGHEVVVEAGAGDGAGMADGDYRSAGALVESNVGSVVGDTGLVTSIGGPGNLSTIGLLGPGHVVIGLLDPVWRPEGVTALATTGATAISLDLVPRSTRAQAVDVLSSMATVAGFQAVVLAATRSYRMFPLLMTAAGTVPPARVLVLGAGVAGLQAVATARRLGAIVEGFDIRPEALEQIRSLGGRSIEPPVGADGGVPDAVRIHEVLAPHVVDADVVIGAAQIPGRQSPLLVTEAMIETMRPGSVVVDLAVQRGGNCSVSRLDEDVVLGGVTVLGPSELATGTAVTASRMFATNLVNLVRMLDRDGEPFVDPDDEVLAGMLVATGGEIVHPVVRDALGRGEANT is encoded by the coding sequence ATGGAGGGGATCGTGCGGATTGCGGTGCTGCGAGAACGGGGCGATGGCGAGACCCGTGTCTCGTTAACCCCGGAGGCTGTCGGGACCCTGGTCTCGGACGGTCACGAGGTTGTGGTCGAGGCGGGTGCTGGCGATGGAGCCGGGATGGCTGACGGGGACTACCGCTCGGCGGGAGCGTTGGTGGAGTCCAATGTGGGATCGGTGGTCGGTGATACCGGTTTGGTCACCTCGATCGGTGGCCCCGGGAATCTGTCCACGATCGGTCTGTTGGGTCCGGGGCACGTCGTGATCGGCCTGCTGGATCCGGTCTGGCGACCCGAGGGAGTCACGGCCCTGGCCACCACCGGGGCAACGGCCATATCGCTGGACCTTGTTCCGCGCAGCACTCGGGCCCAGGCTGTCGACGTACTGTCGTCGATGGCCACCGTGGCCGGCTTCCAGGCCGTTGTGCTGGCGGCTACACGTTCGTACCGGATGTTTCCCCTCCTCATGACCGCGGCGGGAACGGTACCCCCGGCCCGGGTACTGGTGCTGGGTGCCGGCGTGGCTGGACTTCAGGCGGTGGCGACGGCCAGGCGCCTAGGTGCGATCGTCGAGGGGTTCGACATCCGTCCCGAGGCCTTGGAGCAGATCCGGTCGCTGGGTGGACGTTCGATCGAACCGCCGGTGGGCGCCGACGGGGGGGTCCCCGATGCCGTCCGGATCCACGAGGTCCTTGCGCCTCACGTGGTCGACGCCGACGTGGTGATCGGCGCTGCCCAGATCCCCGGTCGACAGAGCCCGCTGTTGGTGACCGAGGCCATGATTGAGACCATGCGTCCGGGATCGGTGGTCGTTGACCTAGCCGTCCAGCGGGGCGGCAACTGTTCGGTCAGCCGGCTCGACGAAGATGTGGTTCTCGGCGGGGTGACCGTCCTCGGGCCCTCCGAGCTGGCGACTGGTACCGCGGTGACGGCGTCCCGGATGTTCGCCACCAACCTCGTGAACCTCGTCCGGATGCTCGATAGAGACGGTGAACCATTCGTCGACCCGGACGACGAGGTGCTGGCCGGGATGCTGGTAGCCACCGGCGGCGAGATCGTCCACCCGGTGGTCCGTGATGCGTTGGGCCGCGGGGAGGCGAACACATGA
- a CDS encoding DNA-formamidopyrimidine glycosylase family protein, with protein sequence MPEILEVEAYRRLAEQVVGRTIATVEAPDHWFLKGGVTPTGMADALTGRRITAARRHGKVLLLDSGGPTLGLRFGMTGRLLVDGRAAIEYLKWGGRRSNPVWERFGLRFRGGGRLWIDDPRRLGGAELEPNLGSLGPDAWTLGVVQLRMALTGGRGPLKARLLDQGRLAGLGNLLVDEVLWRAGLSPLRASGGLDPNEARHLHRVIRRTLDQMARRGGSHTGDLFEHRRPGGACPRDGEPLRRDTVGGRTSWWCPGHQR encoded by the coding sequence GTGCCGGAGATTCTCGAAGTCGAGGCGTATCGACGCCTGGCTGAGCAGGTGGTCGGACGGACCATCGCCACGGTCGAGGCGCCAGATCACTGGTTCCTCAAGGGCGGGGTCACGCCGACCGGGATGGCTGATGCCCTGACCGGGCGGCGGATCACCGCGGCCCGGCGGCACGGAAAGGTCCTGTTGTTGGATTCCGGTGGTCCGACGTTGGGCCTGCGGTTCGGGATGACCGGACGACTGCTGGTCGATGGTCGGGCGGCCATTGAGTATCTGAAATGGGGAGGGCGGCGGTCTAATCCCGTATGGGAGCGGTTCGGGCTGAGGTTCCGCGGGGGAGGGCGACTGTGGATCGATGACCCCCGACGCCTTGGGGGTGCCGAGCTGGAACCCAACCTCGGTTCGCTCGGTCCTGATGCGTGGACGCTAGGCGTTGTTCAGTTGCGGATGGCGTTGACCGGTGGGCGGGGGCCGTTGAAGGCCCGGCTGTTGGACCAGGGGCGGCTGGCCGGCCTCGGGAACCTGCTGGTCGACGAGGTGCTGTGGCGGGCCGGACTGTCGCCGCTCCGAGCGTCGGGCGGCTTGGATCCCAACGAGGCCCGGCACCTCCACCGGGTGATCCGACGCACGTTGGACCAGATGGCTCGGCGGGGTGGGAGCCACACGGGCGACCTTTTTGAGCATCGCCGACCCGGCGGGGCGTGTCCCCGGGACGGGGAGCCCCTTCGACGGGACACGGTGGGTGGTCGAACCAGTTGGTGGTGTCCCGGACACCAGCGCTGA